The genomic window GGAGATACAGACAAAAGATTGAAGATTAAAGAAGTTGAGAACAAGGTTACACCGTTTAATGAACCAAATGGCCATGTAATTAACCTCGGCGGGAAACCGTCAATGACaggaaataaagaaaatattggCTATAAGCCAGAAGATGGTAAGAAGGCTAAATGGTCCATTGATCCGGAAGAATGCCAAAAAATATTGAGAGCTATTCAGGAACTGGGAAAAGGTGAGAAACACATTTCTCAAGAGCAAAAAGAAAGTGATGTTGAAGTGGTCGATGGGCTGGAAGAATGTGAATTGACAGAGTCTCTGGAGCCAACAGACAGTGAGGGACCGTGCAGTCCTGATCGTTCAGAACTAATAAGCACGGACAAAGAAATATATAACTCGGGGTGTTTAGAGGATAAAAAAAGAAGGGATACATCTGGTTTTTTGGATGTAAATCAAGAGATAAAACATTCCTATTCTCAAGAAGCCACTGATAGTACATTTAGTGATATCTATGTGCAGGAAATCATGGAAGATATTGTTGACCATATTCACGATGATGAAGAGATTTATGAAAGAAATACAAAGGCTTGTGATTTAGATGGACATGTGAGGCTTCAAGATGCCCATCCTCGTGAAAATGAACTCGAGGGAGCCACGCATCTGATGGAAGAAAATGAGATGGAAAGGGAAGATAACAAGGTGCTAGAAGAAGTTATAGAGACTCAAACTGATCCAATTTATGAAGAGATAAGAGAAGAAGAATCTGGCATCGACACAGAACCCAGTTCTAGCTATGAGCCGGTTGAAACTGAGAAGTTGAGCAAAATTCAGGTTTCTAATACAGTCAATGAAACTCTTGAAGTAACTCCAGAGTTTTATTCATGTGATCTGCAGGATGATATAATAGTAGCAAGTAATGCTTCTATACAACATCAAGAGAAATACGAAGAGCCAGAATCTGTTCAAGAGACTAATGATTTCTGCGAGAAACATGCAGGCCAGACTTCTTCCTTTGATCAAGGTGTCCCTGTATTCGGTGAAACAGTGTATCAAATGAAAAATACATTTGAAACAGTTATCACTGAAGATGATTCTACAAATATTGGTGAAACTGACATGAAGGTTAGACAAAATCAAGATCAGTGTTTGGAAAAGGCAGAATCTGATTCTCATTTGGTTATGCTTGTTGAAGAAACAATTCCCGAGTCTATAGACATATGTAAGGATGTGAAGGAGGCTAGATTTGTGTCAGATGAAGAGATCAATGAGAATAGATCTAACTCCTCTAGTGAGGAAATGTTATTCGACAATGAACATGATATAGAAGCATCCCAGATGCCTAGTATGTCTGAATGGAAACAAAGCCCTATCGAAGAAGAGGAGGTTAAATCAATTCACAGAAATATAGAGGAGAGTCATCAAGCATCCAAAGCAATGGAAGAGAAGAAAGCCAATGATAAGTCACAAAAGGTAGAGGTGGATAAGGAactcctaaaaaaaattgatgaagcAAAAGATAGAGAAAGAGAAAAGGAGAAATTAGCTGTAGAAAGAGCTATTCGTGAAGCTCGTGAAAGGGCATTTGCTGATGCAAGAGAAAGGGCAGCTTTGGAGAGAGTTGCAGCTGAAGCACGTCAAAAGAACATTTTGAATGGACGAGAACGGCTAAAAGCCACTAGTCAAGCAACTGAGAAAACACCGGCTGAGAAGGCTGCTATAGAAGCAAAAATTAAATCTGAACGTGCTGCTGTGGAGAGAGCAACTGCAGAGGCAAGAACACGTGCCCTGGAGAGGGCACTGTCTGAGAAGGCTGCTTCTGATGCAAAAACTAAATCTGACAAGTCTGTTGCAGAGAAACACGGTGCTTCAAGAAGTAATGGAACAAAGCAACATTCAAAGTCTTTCAGCCATGGAGGTATGTGAAGTTAAAACGTTCAGCTTTACCTGAAATGTTCCTTatctttttcttatttcattgattatttattgattttgtacAAATTGCATTCTCTGAAGTTCGCGGTTCTACCGAGGTCTTTGATGGAGCTAATGCCGACTCTGCTCAGAGATGTAAAGCTAGGTCTGAGAGGCATCAGAGAATAGGGGAACGTGTGGTATGGTTACTTGTTTTGCGCACGAGTTTTGTACTTGTACATATTGGTTTATATGTCAAATGGTTCTTGCAATGATCGTTCTGTACATTATGCAGGCAAAGGCTCTTGCAGAAAAGAGTATGCGTGATCGGCTTGTGcagaaagagcaagaggagagaAATGTAATTTTCTATTGTATTTGCATTTTACTCGCTTATCATTTTGTTTTACACAATATTTGTTCCTGCAGAGGGTAGCTGAAGCTCTCGATGCTGATGTTAAAAGGTGGTCTAGTGGGAAGGCAGGAAACTTGAGAGCATTGCTTTCGACATTACAATATGTATGAATCAACATACTAAATATACCTCCTTTTAGAATATAACCTCTGATGAATGCTTTAGATTGTTATTTCTTGATATATTGCAACCAGCCATGCATTTTTTCCTTACTGTTATTGAACCTTTCCTTGTAAACTTCACTGGAGtaaacaagaaattaaaaaacCTTGTAGTAATTTGTGACTCAAAGGGGAAGATTACATGGGGAGTAAGAACTAGGTTGATATAGAGGAAGTGTTCGTTTTACCTTCAACTGATTTATATACTTTGTTttgattgaaatattaaaataagaCACATGAATGAATTGATAAGAATCAGTATCACGTATTTGAAGGTATTGGGAAGATGAAGTCACTTTCATTAAATACACCTAATGTTGGGTtgctttaaattttaaaacacGATTACTTTGTTACTACTACCTTGCCGTTTCTCAGTAGATCCATTTTTGTCAATAGCATTTCTCAGTAGATCCATTTTTGCTTTGGAAATTTTcttgataaaattaaaatttctcaGATCCTTGGACCCGATAGCGGCTGGCAACCAATTACTTTAACAGAAATAGTAACCGCACCTGCTGTAAAGAAAGCTTATCGTAAAGCTACTCTTTGTGTGCATCCTGACAAGCTGCAGCAGCGAGGGGCCAGCGTTCAGCAAAAGTACACTTGTGAGAAGGTTTTCGATCTTCTAAAGGTTTGGTTTTCATCCATTATCCATCAATAAACATGAAAATTAGTTCTTCATATTTACTCCATTGACCATT from Trifolium pratense cultivar HEN17-A07 linkage group LG1, ARS_RC_1.1, whole genome shotgun sequence includes these protein-coding regions:
- the LOC123886555 gene encoding auxilin-like protein 1, whose amino-acid sequence is MEFGATTATLTKKLSNNYSVSGRSAYDGVFAAPIKLRTPNFSQLDDYNEIFGSSGASSSSIPILELPELKERRVMTEDVRHSKLDYSNVFGGFENLDAAVPFEEVVVKKPKEKSSFRNGAAKRNKVKSGEQTFREDHTNSSKEIPAVAPSFNGAKRINMSYHKVSQGNENGENGTTHIAQLHAVPAYTRLIEEVNSVKMNGTKKSIPVAVAHDTSSGSHCDEGIKEGGSYAKSSVDPSPNNAKKQSSNNGGKDINRPESDSIDLFYDACETSYGSDGIHEVKAPSSQTVTANLEDNNINNFDASRSMATNCQTSKSGRYESPAGADSPTYLEDTVDSNSAAAASVAALRKAIEEAQVRIKVAKESMRRKKEGYPDRVKQKSSIDLKVKEKKEAKLAYRTMKVKEINTRQTFGEMDALMPMRTEKVRSDIGVKETCTANEAQNKLKLSRAEHKEDVELKEADQKGKDLELKEAGNAKNVPYDRNASEKPEEFDHSVEMVKEYLERENYKEVCADNEEGSSGEHVHETKHRCQEVVGETILIRETLDSGDTDKRLKIKEVENKVTPFNEPNGHVINLGGKPSMTGNKENIGYKPEDGKKAKWSIDPEECQKILRAIQELGKGEKHISQEQKESDVEVVDGLEECELTESLEPTDSEGPCSPDRSELISTDKEIYNSGCLEDKKRRDTSGFLDVNQEIKHSYSQEATDSTFSDIYVQEIMEDIVDHIHDDEEIYERNTKACDLDGHVRLQDAHPRENELEGATHLMEENEMEREDNKVLEEVIETQTDPIYEEIREEESGIDTEPSSSYEPVETEKLSKIQVSNTVNETLEVTPEFYSCDLQDDIIVASNASIQHQEKYEEPESVQETNDFCEKHAGQTSSFDQGVPVFGETVYQMKNTFETVITEDDSTNIGETDMKVRQNQDQCLEKAESDSHLVMLVEETIPESIDICKDVKEARFVSDEEINENRSNSSSEEMLFDNEHDIEASQMPSMSEWKQSPIEEEEVKSIHRNIEESHQASKAMEEKKANDKSQKVEVDKELLKKIDEAKDREREKEKLAVERAIREARERAFADARERAALERVAAEARQKNILNGRERLKATSQATEKTPAEKAAIEAKIKSERAAVERATAEARTRALERALSEKAASDAKTKSDKSVAEKHGASRSNGTKQHSKSFSHGVRGSTEVFDGANADSAQRCKARSERHQRIGERVAKALAEKSMRDRLVQKEQEERNRVAEALDADVKRWSSGKAGNLRALLSTLQYILGPDSGWQPITLTEIVTAPAVKKAYRKATLCVHPDKLQQRGASVQQKYTCEKVFDLLKEAWNRFNMEER